TAAATCCAACCCATGCCAAGACGATAAGGCGTGGCAGTTAAACCGAGCACCTTGATGCCCGGGTTTAGCTCACGAAGGTGAGAAATGACCTTCTGATAACTCGTATTCTTGTTATCCGGAACGCGATGGCATTCGTCAATGACCAGCAGTGAGAATTGGTTCTTGAAGTCATCGAGATTTCTCACGACGGACTGTACGGACGCAAACACCACTTGTTGGTCGGTCTCTTTGCGGCCTAAACCGGCAGAATAGATTGACCCTTTGAGGTCGTACCCTTCGTATTTCGCGTGGTTTTGCTCCACCAGCTCTTTAACATGTGCCATGACTAATACCCGACCTTTAGCCAGTCTGGCGAGTTCAGCAATCACCAGGCTTTTTCCTGCTCCTGTTGGTAACACGAGAACGGCGGGGCTGGAGTGTTTACGGAAATAGTGGATCACGGCTTTCACCGAGTCGGCTTGATAAGGTCTGAGTGTATACATAAATCGTGTGAAATAGCTCAACTATTTAGTCTAGTGGCTTTATAATACCCCACCTGATTGAGATGAGGTATTCATGCGTTTAGATAAATACTTGTGTGATGCACTGGGTGCGACACGTAAAGAAGCAACAAAAATCATTAAAAGTGGTGACGTCACCGTTAACGATACTGTACAGAAAAGTGGTGCCGTGAAAGTGACCGACGACTGTATTGTCGAGTGGCAAGGGCGTGAGATCCAAAAGCCGGGACCTCGCTATATCATGTTGTTCAAACCCGATGGTTTTGTCTGTTCGCATGAAGATGGATTTAATCAAACGGCCTTTATGTTGCTCGATGAGGTGAAGATGGAAGACCTTCATTTCGCAGGGCGTTTAGATGTCGATACAACGGGTTTGGTGTTGATTACCGACGATGGTCAGTGGTCGCACCGTATTACGTCGCCAAAACATAAATGCGAGAAAACCTACCGGGTTTGGTTGGCTGACCCGATTGGGGCCGATTACGTAACACGATTTGAGCAGGGTATTGAACTTCGAAATGAAAAGGCGGCGACGTTGCCAGCGAAGTTAGACATTGTTGATGAAGAAGAAAAAGAAGTTCTGCTGACCATAACGGAAGGTAAGTACCATCAGGTAAAGCGTATGTTTGCCGCATTGGGTAATAAAGTAGAGCATCTCCACCGCGAGTGTATTGGTAGTATCGTTCTTGATGACGAGTTGGAGCCCGGTGAGTATCGTTATCTGACGCAACAAGAAATTGATTCAGTTTGGAACTAATCATCTAAATTGGAAATAGTTTAGTTCCAATTAGGAACTAGTCTTTTAGTTAGTTATCGCTCAGTATAGATCGGCTACAAGGCTCGTGGATGCGAGTCTTTCTTTTCTGTTTGGTTGTAGCACGGAAGCTGCATATCTAACGCAATTGAGTAGGAGATTTATGTCTGATACTGCATTAGAGCAAACCAAAGCACCCCAAATCACTTTTCTTCTTTTTCTTGTTCTGGGTGCCATCGGCGCATTAACGCCACTCGCTATTGATATGTACTTGCCCGCGATGCCGACCATCGCCCGTGACCTTGGTGTTGCGGATGGGGCAGTGCAAATTACTCTCACTATGTACACCGCCGGCTTTGCCATCGGTCAGTTGATTCACGGACCTCTTGCCGACAGTTATGGCCGTAGGCCAATTTTGATTCTCGGTGTGTTTTTCTTTGGTCTTGCTTCGGTTGTTAGTGCAACAACGACCGGAATTGAAGCATTGACTTTAGTCCGTACCGCACAAGGTTTTGCAGGTGCAGCGGCGGCTGTCATCATTCAAGCTGTTGTGCGTGACATGTTCGACCGCGAAGATTTCGCTCGTGCCATGTCATTTGTCACGTTAGTCATTACGATTGCGCCTTTGGTTGCCCCTATGATAGGCGGGCATATTGCAGTTTGGTTTGGCTGGCGTGCGATTTTCTGGATTTTGGCTGCGTTTTCTGTGGTCGTGATCGCTCTGGTTTTGTTGAAAATTCCAGAGACATTGAGCGAAGAGAACAAGCAACCCCTTCGCTTTGGGACGACGATGCGTAACTATTTCCGTTTATGCAAGAATCCGGTCGCTATGGGCTTGATTCTATCTGGTTCGTTCTCTTTTGCTGGCATGTTCGCGTTTCTGACCGCAGGTTCATTCGTTTATATTGATATATATGGTGTGCAGCCGGACCACTTTGGTTATCTGTTTGCGTTGAATATTGTCGCGATGATCATTATGACTACCATCAATGGTCGTCTGGTGAAGAAGGTCGGCTCTCATTCCATGCTCAGATTCGGCTTGTTGGTCCAACTTGTTGCTGGGTTAGGCCTATTTGCGGGCTGGGTACTTGACCTAGGGCTGTGGGGCACTGTACCTTTCGTGGTCCTTTTCATTGGTACGTTGTCGACCATAGGTAGTAACACCATGGGCTTATTGCTGAGTGGCTATCCAGCGATGGCGGGCACGGCTTCTTCACTTGCAGGAACACTACGTTTTGGCACGGGGTCTGTGATAGGTTTTGTCGTGGCAATATTGCCTGATGGGGCTACTTGGCCAATGATTACTGTTATGACGGCGTGTTCAATTCTGTCCGCCGCATTTTACTGGATATTTGGAAGAAAGGCGTAATGTCTCAGTACACTGCTGAAATACAAAACTTGGTCAACTCCGCTTTGGAAGAGTTGGCCGCAGATCATAAATCAGGTAAGGCTGCGGATGCACCGGTAGCAAACAATCATTATCTGGTGCGTTGGGTGACTCGTGCTTTGAAATCACAGCGTTTTCATCGCTGTGTCGTTGACGACCTCACTCGTTGGCAAAAAGCGGGGCGCTCGAAAGGCAATCAGGCAGGATTAATGCCTACATTTCAGCGTATCTCTAAGTTTTACGCTGAGTTTTTCCCTCAAGGGGAAGCGGAGCGAGTGATTACAGACAGTGAAATCAACCAGTTTATCGACCAGATGGAAGAGAGTGGCTGGGAGATCTCGACCTCGGAGCCGCTTCTTAACTGCGGTAAAGTTCAGATATTTACTGAAGGCCCAAACTCGTTCGCGTTGTGCACGAATCAGTGCGATGACTGTTTCGACGGAGAAAGACTGATTAAGCCAATGAGTTGGTTTGTGCGTGGTAATCACGCACAATTTGTTGAAAAAGCATCGGCAGCAGGTTTCATGCTGCATAAGATCACCGACTACAAGTCAAACGTTAAGTACCACGGGGAGTATCTGGTTTATCCAGGCAACCAAGGAAATCACTTGGCTGAGATTCCAATTGGTTATCCAGCATAGCTCGCTGTGCATTTTGATTAGAAAAGAGCTTCCATTAGGGAAGCTCTTTTGCTTTTCGGACAATGGCTTTCACCATGCCTTTAAATATAAATAAATGCGCAGGTATCATGGCGAACCAGTAAAGTAAACCTCTTAAACCTTGCGGATGCCACCATGCTCTAACAATCAGTCTGCGTTTGCTGCCTAAGTCTTCCAATGAAAATTCCAAGCGCCCTAGGCCTGGCCCTTTCATGCCAAACAGCAGGGACAGAAAGTGTTCTCTTTCACAGCGAATCACTTTCCAAGAGTCAATATAGTCGCCCACTTGTAACTCTGGCCCAGGTGGAGAGCGCCGGACAGGTCGTCCTCCGCCAAAAAACAGATCGAGCCACTCCCTTATACGCCACATCAGGTTGGCAAAAAAAGTAACCCTCTTTTCTGCTACCAATTTGCTTGATTACTTCCCATAGTTGTTCTGAGCTTAAATCCGTTTCTATACTGGCCCCCGTCTGTTTTGGGTAGTAGCCATAGCCAGCTTGCCAGCGCTTAAGAGCCGCTGGGTCGAAGCCCCAGACTTCGCTGCGAACAAAATGACCTTCTTCGTCGATGCTTTTTCTGACCATTTGCTCGTAACTGACCAGTGCTTGAGGGTAGCGTTGATGGATCTCTTCG
This window of the Vibrio neptunius genome carries:
- a CDS encoding Bcr/CflA family multidrug efflux MFS transporter, yielding MSDTALEQTKAPQITFLLFLVLGAIGALTPLAIDMYLPAMPTIARDLGVADGAVQITLTMYTAGFAIGQLIHGPLADSYGRRPILILGVFFFGLASVVSATTTGIEALTLVRTAQGFAGAAAAVIIQAVVRDMFDREDFARAMSFVTLVITIAPLVAPMIGGHIAVWFGWRAIFWILAAFSVVVIALVLLKIPETLSEENKQPLRFGTTMRNYFRLCKNPVAMGLILSGSFSFAGMFAFLTAGSFVYIDIYGVQPDHFGYLFALNIVAMIIMTTINGRLVKKVGSHSMLRFGLLVQLVAGLGLFAGWVLDLGLWGTVPFVVLFIGTLSTIGSNTMGLLLSGYPAMAGTASSLAGTLRFGTGSVIGFVVAILPDGATWPMITVMTACSILSAAFYWIFGRKA
- the rsuA gene encoding 16S rRNA pseudouridine(516) synthase RsuA, which gives rise to MRLDKYLCDALGATRKEATKIIKSGDVTVNDTVQKSGAVKVTDDCIVEWQGREIQKPGPRYIMLFKPDGFVCSHEDGFNQTAFMLLDEVKMEDLHFAGRLDVDTTGLVLITDDGQWSHRITSPKHKCEKTYRVWLADPIGADYVTRFEQGIELRNEKAATLPAKLDIVDEEEKEVLLTITEGKYHQVKRMFAALGNKVEHLHRECIGSIVLDDELEPGEYRYLTQQEIDSVWN
- a CDS encoding DUF2913 family protein, with protein sequence MSQYTAEIQNLVNSALEELAADHKSGKAADAPVANNHYLVRWVTRALKSQRFHRCVVDDLTRWQKAGRSKGNQAGLMPTFQRISKFYAEFFPQGEAERVITDSEINQFIDQMEESGWEISTSEPLLNCGKVQIFTEGPNSFALCTNQCDDCFDGERLIKPMSWFVRGNHAQFVEKASAAGFMLHKITDYKSNVKYHGEYLVYPGNQGNHLAEIPIGYPA